The following proteins are co-located in the Tachysurus vachellii isolate PV-2020 chromosome 17, HZAU_Pvac_v1, whole genome shotgun sequence genome:
- the zgc:86839 gene encoding cyclin-dependent kinases regulatory subunit 2-like, giving the protein MAHKQIYYSDKYTDDLYEYRHVVLPRELAKQVPKSHLMSEDEWRRLGVQQSLGWVHYMIHDPEPHILLFRRPLPKQQ; this is encoded by the exons ATGGCTCATAAACAAATCTACTACTCAGATAAATACACCGACGACCTCTACGAGTACAG GCATGTCGTTTTGCCACGCGAGTTGGCCAAGCAAGTGCCCAAGTCCCACCTGATGTCTGAAGACGAATGGAGGAGGCTTGGTGTTCAGCAATCCCTCGGATGGGTGCATTACATGATTCACGATCCTG AACCGCACATCCTGTTATTTAGAAGGCCTCTTCCGAAGCAGCAGTGA